A DNA window from Candidatus Binataceae bacterium contains the following coding sequences:
- a CDS encoding heme-binding protein: MEKTYVKRSITAELAARMVEAAAAKAKAIGVPQIVAILDESGLLKAFHRMDGAPLISIEVAQNKAYTALLGAPSQDFFNRIKDNPSLLAGVPHIPRIVTFGGGLPIRIDDVVVGGIGVSGGSVDQDIECAQAALDAIAKA, translated from the coding sequence ATGGAAAAGACTTACGTCAAACGCAGTATCACGGCCGAGCTTGCCGCTCGCATGGTCGAGGCGGCCGCAGCCAAGGCCAAGGCGATCGGCGTTCCACAGATCGTCGCGATTCTCGACGAAAGCGGTCTGCTCAAAGCCTTCCATAGAATGGACGGCGCACCATTGATTAGTATCGAGGTCGCGCAAAACAAGGCCTATACCGCGTTGCTGGGTGCGCCCTCGCAGGACTTCTTCAATCGGATCAAGGACAACCCGTCGCTGCTGGCCGGCGTGCCGCACATTCCGCGCATCGTGACTTTCGGCGGCGGCTTGCCGATCCGGATCGATGATGTCGTCGTGGGCGGAATCGGCGTCAGTGGCGGCAGCGTCGATCAGGATATCGAGTGCGCGCAGGCCGCGCTTGACGCCATAGCAAAAGCCTAG